One Streptomyces sp. R28 DNA window includes the following coding sequences:
- a CDS encoding pectate lyase — translation MTARAEQRVSHRRKVSRRRAVIAGASAVGITGAALITTTMLSTAGAAASWPTPNGSKPVSRTIPVSGTYDGKLAKFYGTGDLGGSGQEEGQDPIFELADGAVLKNVVIGTPAADGVHCKGSCTLQNVWWLDVGEDAATFKGKSSSAVYTVYGGGAKNADDKVLQFNGAGKLVVSKFQAENFGKLVRSCGNCSTQYKRTIIINDVDVTAPGKSIVGINSNYGDTAALRKVRIHGDSGKKIKTCTRFEGNSSGKEPKELGTGADGTNCMFSPSDITYQ, via the coding sequence ATGACAGCACGAGCCGAACAGCGCGTCAGTCACCGCCGCAAGGTCTCCAGGCGACGGGCCGTGATCGCCGGAGCCTCGGCCGTGGGCATCACGGGTGCGGCACTCATCACGACGACGATGCTGTCCACGGCCGGTGCCGCCGCGTCCTGGCCGACGCCCAACGGCAGCAAGCCGGTGTCGAGGACGATCCCGGTGTCGGGCACGTACGACGGCAAGCTGGCGAAGTTCTACGGCACCGGTGACCTGGGCGGCAGCGGCCAGGAGGAGGGCCAGGACCCGATCTTCGAGCTGGCCGACGGCGCGGTCCTCAAGAACGTCGTCATCGGCACCCCGGCCGCGGACGGCGTCCACTGCAAGGGCTCCTGCACACTGCAGAACGTGTGGTGGCTGGACGTCGGCGAGGACGCCGCCACCTTCAAGGGCAAGTCGTCCTCGGCCGTGTACACGGTGTACGGCGGCGGCGCGAAGAACGCCGACGACAAGGTGCTGCAGTTCAACGGCGCGGGCAAGCTGGTCGTGTCCAAGTTCCAGGCGGAGAACTTCGGCAAGCTGGTGCGCTCCTGCGGCAACTGCTCCACGCAGTACAAGCGCACGATCATCATCAACGACGTGGACGTCACCGCGCCCGGCAAGTCGATCGTCGGCATCAACTCCAACTACGGCGACACGGCCGCGCTGCGCAAGGTCCGCATCCACGGCGACAGCGGCAAGAAGATCAAGACCTGCACCCGCTTCGAGGGCAACAGCAGCGGCAAGGAGCCGAAGGAGCTGGGCACCGGGGCGGACGGAACCAACTGCATGTTCTCGCCATCTGACATCACGTACCAGTGA
- a CDS encoding rhamnogalacturonan lyase B N-terminal domain-containing protein: MSTHRRSLTRRRVLGASSIGVAATGAAVAGGTGLLSSASAAAFGHKDDGSNHVIDTGASLVFKVSKSTGDVTSLAYRGKEYEGYGGKHSHVESGLGASTVTIQQSGSTILVKVVHGAITQWYAARSGQNNVYLWTNKADASFTATRYLVRLKPGIFPNEGSDTWIEASDKVIEAGDVWKRADGTTHSKHYSGKRVIDYDHVGFTTGSVGLWLVRSNHEKASGGPFYRSLLRHSNDLGAGLYEILHYNQAQTEPERFGLQGPYVLSFTDGGAPSSSLFHAKLDTSWVDGLGITGWVGASGRGKVAGVGLKGMDAQYAYTVGFANKDAQYWAKAAAGSGAFSCKGMLPGTYTMTVHKGELAVHTGTVKVAAGATTALHSITITGDPSTARAIWRLGDWDGTPGGFKNAELMTYAHPSDGRAAKWTGNVTVGSGSTAASFPAYMWKDVNDGVLVYFKLTKEQAAAAHTLRVGVTDAFLNGRPRITVNDWVSTVPTAPTQPSTRSLTTGSYRGNNHTFTFNVPSSAWKTDTTQYNVLRINIVSGSSGSAHLSPGTSFDCLDLLT, from the coding sequence GTGAGCACGCACAGAAGAAGCCTCACCCGCAGGCGGGTGCTCGGGGCCTCCTCGATCGGCGTCGCCGCCACCGGCGCAGCCGTCGCGGGCGGCACCGGCCTCCTCTCTTCCGCCTCCGCCGCGGCCTTCGGCCACAAGGACGACGGCTCGAACCACGTCATCGACACCGGAGCCTCCCTCGTCTTCAAGGTCTCCAAATCGACCGGCGACGTCACGTCGCTGGCCTACAGGGGCAAGGAGTACGAGGGCTACGGCGGCAAGCACTCGCACGTCGAGTCCGGGCTCGGCGCGTCCACGGTCACCATCCAGCAGTCGGGCTCGACGATCCTGGTGAAGGTCGTGCACGGCGCGATCACCCAGTGGTACGCGGCACGCAGCGGCCAGAACAACGTCTACCTGTGGACGAACAAGGCGGACGCCTCCTTCACCGCGACCCGCTACCTCGTCCGCCTCAAGCCCGGGATCTTCCCCAACGAGGGCTCGGACACCTGGATCGAGGCCTCCGACAAGGTCATCGAGGCCGGGGACGTCTGGAAACGCGCGGACGGCACGACCCACTCCAAGCACTACTCGGGCAAGCGCGTCATCGACTACGACCACGTCGGCTTCACCACCGGCTCGGTCGGTCTGTGGCTGGTGCGCTCCAACCACGAGAAGGCGTCCGGCGGCCCGTTCTACCGCTCGCTGCTGCGCCACTCGAACGACCTCGGCGCCGGTCTCTACGAGATCCTGCACTACAACCAGGCGCAGACGGAGCCGGAGCGCTTCGGCCTCCAGGGCCCGTACGTCCTGTCCTTCACCGACGGCGGGGCACCGTCGTCGTCCCTCTTCCACGCCAAGCTCGACACCTCCTGGGTGGACGGGCTCGGCATCACCGGCTGGGTCGGCGCGTCCGGCCGCGGCAAGGTGGCGGGCGTGGGCCTGAAGGGCATGGACGCCCAGTACGCGTACACCGTGGGCTTCGCCAACAAGGACGCGCAGTACTGGGCGAAGGCCGCGGCCGGGTCGGGGGCGTTCTCCTGCAAGGGGATGCTGCCGGGGACGTACACGATGACCGTCCACAAGGGCGAACTCGCGGTGCACACCGGCACGGTGAAGGTGGCCGCGGGCGCTACGACGGCGCTGCACAGCATCACCATCACCGGCGACCCGTCGACGGCCAGGGCCATCTGGCGGCTCGGCGACTGGGACGGCACACCCGGCGGGTTCAAGAACGCCGAGCTGATGACGTACGCCCATCCGTCCGACGGCCGCGCGGCGAAGTGGACGGGGAACGTGACGGTCGGCAGCGGCAGCACTGCGGCGTCGTTCCCGGCGTACATGTGGAAGGACGTCAACGACGGCGTCCTGGTCTACTTCAAGCTGACCAAGGAGCAGGCCGCGGCGGCGCACACGCTGCGGGTCGGGGTGACGGACGCGTTCCTGAACGGCCGGCCGCGCATCACCGTGAACGACTGGGTCTCGACCGTCCCCACAGCTCCCACACAACCCTCGACGCGTTCCCTCACCACGGGTTCCTACCGGGGGAACAACCACACGTTCACGTTCAACGTCCCTAGTAGTGCGTGGAAGACGGACACGACCCAGTACAACGTCCTGAGGATCAACATCGTCAGTGGTTCGAGCGGCTCGGCCCACCTCAGCCCGGGCACCTCGTTCGACTGTCTGGACCTGCTGACCTGA
- a CDS encoding right-handed parallel beta-helix repeat-containing protein has protein sequence MRLSTGRHRRTRTLSIAAAIAVASGAGGVYLGLSGGGAEAASATVTVSSTAQLESAVKNAAAGTTIQVRGGTYQPAATLKSTANGTSSARITLQAYGSEKVRIDGSKLPDGSWLTGIYGDYWTVRNLTFVNSPAQGFVVTSSVGGVFKNLVTANNGDSGFTLRGDGTTNNLVQNLDSYGNYDPSGHGQNADGIAIKFGSGTGNKITGARLYNNSDDGLDLWQFSSPVTIEHTWAFGNGKNRWADSAFEGNGNGFKLGGGGASVAHVVNNNAAWDNTLHGFTENSNTGAIVLNRNTAYANTESGFYFATGKARLARNLAVSNKGGLSKLGSSAVSAANNWDSGVATPSFKSKDATTAYASRQASGALPSTTFLTTGSATIGSTMN, from the coding sequence GTGCGTTTGAGCACCGGCCGTCATCGCAGGACCCGTACCCTGTCCATCGCCGCGGCGATCGCCGTCGCCTCGGGGGCGGGCGGCGTCTACCTCGGCCTCTCGGGCGGCGGCGCCGAGGCCGCTTCGGCGACGGTCACCGTGTCCAGCACGGCCCAGCTGGAGTCGGCCGTCAAGAACGCCGCCGCCGGTACGACCATCCAGGTCCGCGGCGGCACCTACCAGCCGGCCGCCACGCTCAAGTCCACGGCGAACGGCACGAGTTCGGCCCGGATCACGCTGCAGGCGTACGGCAGCGAGAAGGTGAGGATCGACGGCTCCAAGCTGCCCGACGGCTCCTGGCTGACCGGGATCTACGGCGACTACTGGACCGTGCGGAACCTCACCTTCGTCAACTCCCCGGCCCAGGGATTCGTCGTCACGTCGTCGGTGGGCGGTGTCTTCAAGAACCTCGTCACCGCGAACAACGGCGACTCCGGCTTCACCCTGCGCGGCGACGGCACCACGAACAATCTCGTGCAGAACCTCGACAGTTACGGCAACTACGACCCGTCCGGGCACGGTCAGAACGCCGACGGGATCGCCATCAAGTTCGGCTCCGGAACGGGTAACAAGATCACCGGAGCGCGCCTCTACAACAACTCCGACGACGGGCTCGACCTCTGGCAGTTCTCCTCGCCGGTCACCATCGAGCACACCTGGGCCTTCGGCAACGGCAAGAACCGCTGGGCCGACTCCGCCTTCGAGGGCAACGGCAACGGCTTCAAGCTGGGCGGCGGAGGGGCCTCCGTCGCGCACGTCGTCAACAACAACGCGGCCTGGGACAACACCCTGCACGGCTTCACGGAGAACTCCAACACCGGGGCCATCGTCCTCAACCGCAACACCGCCTACGCCAACACCGAGTCCGGCTTCTACTTCGCCACCGGCAAGGCGCGCCTGGCCCGCAATCTCGCGGTGAGCAACAAGGGCGGACTGTCCAAGCTGGGGTCGTCGGCCGTCAGCGCGGCGAACAACTGGGACAGCGGTGTCGCGACCCCGTCCTTCAAGTCGAAGGACGCGACGACGGCGTATGCCTCCCGGCAGGCGAGCGGGGCGTTGCCGTCGACCACGTTCCTGACGACGGGGTCGGCGACGATCGGGTCGACGATGAACTGA
- a CDS encoding family 43 glycosylhydrolase has translation MRPRTARTLLTPLIPLLALLLGLLAAPPSTANSGAPPVTQQVSQPKYAGYLFAYFTGEGTADGEQIRYALSRGNDALHWRELNAGKPVLTSTIGEKGLRDPFVIRSPEGDKFYMIATDLRMYQNSSGSWDQVQRHGSKSIMVWESTDLVHWTDQRLVKVSPDSAGNTWAPEAYWDDSLGEFVVFWATKLYADDDPDHTGSTYNKMLYATTKDFRTFSAPKVWDDPGYSVIDSTVVKHKDTYYRYTKDERDPSSSSPCSKFITAEKSTSLTDPSYDFVADCVGSGAMDRGEGPTVFKSNTEEKWYLFIDEYGGRGYVPFETTDLDSGKWTPSTDYQLPASPRHGTVIPVTQAEYDRLLAAYPASPASVVDATAKDQKGYAIVTDSAAKGVLPMRPDADLSRLAPKLWPGEGATVSPRSGTRRDFRKPQKYTVTAADGTKRTWTVEAVRTNSPVLPGLNADPDVHYLDGEYWIYPTTDGFQGWSGTRFKAYSSKDLVHWKDHGVILDLGPDVSWADKYAWAPAIAERDGKYYFYFCAEQQIGVAGADSPAGPFKDALGKPLVAKGGSLKGQMIDPAVFTDDDGTSYLYWGNGHGYVVPLNDDMVSYDASKVQDITPGNFREGSFVIKRKGTYYFMWSEDDTRSENYHVAYATGPSPLGPWTKRGTILQKRPEYGILGTGHHSVVNAPGTDDWYAVYHRFALNGPGRPGGDGMHRETAIDRMRFAADGTIEPVVPTLEGIRPVRR, from the coding sequence ATGCGCCCCCGCACCGCCCGCACGCTCCTGACCCCGCTGATCCCCCTCCTCGCCCTCCTGCTCGGCCTGCTGGCCGCACCCCCCAGTACCGCGAACTCCGGAGCACCACCCGTGACACAGCAAGTGAGCCAGCCCAAGTACGCCGGCTACCTCTTCGCCTACTTCACCGGCGAGGGCACCGCCGACGGCGAGCAGATCCGCTACGCCCTCAGCCGGGGCAACGACGCGCTGCACTGGCGGGAGCTCAACGCCGGCAAGCCGGTCCTCACCTCCACGATCGGCGAGAAGGGCCTGCGCGACCCGTTCGTGATCCGCTCCCCCGAGGGCGACAAGTTCTACATGATCGCGACCGACCTGCGGATGTACCAGAACAGCAGCGGCAGCTGGGACCAGGTCCAGCGGCACGGCAGCAAGTCGATCATGGTCTGGGAGTCCACCGACCTGGTCCACTGGACCGACCAGCGCCTGGTGAAGGTGTCCCCCGACAGCGCGGGCAACACCTGGGCGCCGGAGGCGTACTGGGACGACAGCCTCGGTGAGTTCGTCGTCTTCTGGGCGACGAAGCTGTACGCCGACGACGACCCCGACCACACCGGATCGACGTACAACAAGATGCTGTACGCGACCACGAAGGACTTCCGCACCTTCAGCGCGCCGAAGGTCTGGGACGACCCCGGCTACTCGGTCATCGACTCGACCGTGGTCAAGCACAAGGACACCTACTACCGCTACACCAAGGACGAGCGGGACCCCAGCTCCTCCAGCCCCTGCTCGAAGTTCATCACCGCGGAGAAGTCGACGAGCCTGACGGACCCGTCGTACGACTTCGTCGCCGACTGCGTCGGCAGCGGCGCGATGGACCGGGGCGAGGGCCCGACGGTGTTCAAGTCGAACACCGAGGAGAAGTGGTACCTGTTCATCGACGAGTACGGCGGCCGCGGTTACGTCCCCTTCGAGACCACCGACCTCGACTCGGGCAAGTGGACCCCGTCCACCGACTACCAGCTGCCCGCCAGCCCCCGGCACGGCACGGTGATACCGGTGACGCAGGCGGAGTACGACCGGCTGCTGGCCGCGTACCCCGCGAGCCCCGCCTCGGTCGTGGACGCGACGGCGAAGGACCAGAAGGGGTACGCGATCGTCACGGACAGCGCCGCGAAGGGCGTGCTCCCGATGCGGCCGGACGCGGACCTGTCCCGCCTCGCCCCGAAGCTGTGGCCCGGTGAGGGCGCCACCGTCAGCCCGCGCTCCGGCACCCGGCGCGACTTCCGCAAGCCGCAGAAGTACACGGTGACCGCCGCGGACGGTACGAAGCGCACCTGGACGGTCGAGGCGGTGCGCACCAACAGCCCCGTCCTGCCCGGCCTCAACGCCGACCCGGACGTGCACTACCTCGACGGCGAGTACTGGATCTATCCGACGACCGACGGCTTCCAGGGCTGGAGCGGGACCAGGTTCAAGGCGTACTCGTCCAAGGATCTGGTCCACTGGAAGGACCACGGCGTCATCCTGGATCTCGGCCCGGACGTGAGCTGGGCGGACAAGTACGCCTGGGCGCCGGCGATCGCCGAGCGCGACGGCAAGTACTACTTCTACTTCTGCGCCGAGCAGCAGATCGGCGTGGCGGGGGCCGACTCCCCGGCCGGCCCCTTCAAGGACGCCCTGGGCAAGCCGCTGGTCGCCAAGGGCGGTTCGCTGAAGGGCCAGATGATCGACCCGGCCGTCTTCACGGACGACGACGGGACGTCGTATCTCTACTGGGGCAACGGGCACGGGTACGTGGTCCCGCTGAACGACGACATGGTGTCGTACGACGCGTCGAAGGTGCAGGACATCACGCCTGGCAACTTCCGCGAGGGATCCTTCGTGATCAAGCGGAAGGGCACGTACTACTTCATGTGGTCCGAGGACGACACCCGCAGCGAGAACTACCACGTCGCCTACGCGACGGGACCGTCCCCGCTCGGCCCGTGGACCAAGCGGGGCACGATCCTGCAGAAGCGTCCCGAGTACGGGATCCTCGGCACGGGTCACCACTCGGTGGTCAACGCCCCCGGCACCGACGACTGGTACGCCGTCTACCACCGGTTCGCCCTGAACGGCCCCGGAAGGCCGGGCGGCGACGGCATGCACCGCGAGACGGCCATCGACCGGATGCGGTTCGCGGCCGACGGCACGATCGAACCGGTGGTGCCGACCCTGGAGGGGATCAGGCCCGTACGGCGGTGA
- a CDS encoding HAD family acid phosphatase encodes MHKPLRIAAVTAVCAVAGAALYGAGAATAGQSTANSTHEPYNIGLLVKDMDSYYGATLDANGVYQASKDSPYAKDLASIDKAARKYIDKAARKALHKGEKPAVVFDIDDTLLLSFDYEKKTNYTYNSTTWAEYVNKADRPAVFGSPELVRYAESKGVEVFYNSGLSEAQRSAAVENLKKVGADVNLDAGHMFLKDKANPPAYLAACATPGTWNCTTVQYKSGTRQHIEDDLGYEIIANFGDQYSDLEGGYADETYKLPNPTYFVS; translated from the coding sequence ATGCATAAACCACTACGTATCGCGGCCGTCACCGCCGTCTGTGCGGTCGCCGGTGCCGCCCTCTACGGCGCCGGCGCGGCCACGGCCGGCCAGTCGACCGCGAACAGCACCCACGAGCCCTACAACATCGGGCTGCTGGTCAAGGACATGGACAGCTACTACGGCGCCACCCTCGACGCGAACGGCGTCTACCAGGCGTCCAAGGACAGCCCCTACGCCAAGGACCTGGCGAGCATCGACAAGGCCGCCCGGAAGTACATCGACAAGGCGGCCCGCAAGGCGCTGCACAAGGGCGAGAAGCCGGCCGTCGTCTTCGACATCGACGACACGCTGCTGCTCAGCTTCGACTACGAGAAGAAGACCAACTACACGTACAACTCGACCACGTGGGCCGAGTACGTGAACAAGGCCGACCGCCCGGCCGTCTTCGGCAGCCCGGAGCTGGTCCGGTACGCCGAGTCCAAGGGCGTCGAGGTCTTCTACAACTCGGGTCTGAGCGAGGCGCAGCGGTCCGCCGCCGTCGAGAACCTGAAGAAGGTCGGCGCCGATGTGAACCTCGACGCCGGCCACATGTTCCTCAAGGACAAGGCGAACCCGCCGGCCTACCTCGCCGCGTGCGCCACGCCGGGCACCTGGAACTGCACGACCGTGCAGTACAAGTCCGGCACCCGGCAGCACATCGAGGACGACCTCGGCTACGAGATCATCGCCAACTTCGGCGACCAGTACAGCGACCTCGAAGGCGGCTACGCGGACGAGACGTACAAGCTGCCGAACCCGACGTACTTCGTCAGCTGA
- a CDS encoding IS200/IS605 family accessory protein TnpB-related protein: MGGLRTLTAPFVVPGPAGVSIRARLRVSDTDTAVLREVGLFLGSLAAGDLAERCRQGLTHGTASWSQRKRELTRRSSSRWAGSITKATHDQWALARRGQVAHMTWLRGQIAQIEAKLARPLGAKADKQTGLPRGYATQQEWHTKCRRLRMLQNRLAPVEADWAAGRVRVVRGGKHLARTRHHLDQAGLTKQVWRERWEAARMFLAADGESGKPWGNESIRATDTGQLSLKLPRDAQLRHALTQLLHYTRRRGAAAIAIEDLDFADAKSREKHGRNKRFRRLLSRFPTARLRARLVAMAAEQGLRIVAIDPAYTSRWGAQHWQQPLTTPTRKTTRHDAAAVAIGRRALGHPIRRRTAPPPHDQRDRAGHRTAQAGPDTWRREGTRPRIPGPRTGSVPPGCGAKAGDQRAQHRSGHAAEHASWHQDALPLSL; encoded by the coding sequence ATGGGCGGGCTGCGGACGTTGACGGCACCCTTCGTGGTGCCAGGTCCCGCAGGGGTGAGTATCCGGGCTCGGTTGCGAGTTTCGGACACGGATACTGCAGTACTGCGCGAGGTCGGACTGTTCCTCGGCTCGCTGGCAGCAGGTGATCTTGCGGAGCGGTGCCGGCAGGGGCTGACACACGGCACGGCTTCGTGGTCGCAGCGCAAGAGAGAACTGACCAGGCGCTCGTCCTCTCGTTGGGCGGGCAGCATCACCAAGGCCACGCATGACCAGTGGGCGCTGGCCCGGCGTGGCCAAGTCGCCCATATGACCTGGCTGCGCGGGCAGATCGCGCAGATCGAAGCGAAGCTGGCCCGCCCTCTGGGCGCGAAAGCCGACAAGCAGACCGGGCTGCCTCGCGGGTATGCCACTCAGCAGGAGTGGCATACCAAGTGCCGCCGCTTGCGCATGCTGCAGAACCGGCTGGCGCCAGTGGAAGCGGACTGGGCAGCGGGCCGGGTACGCGTTGTACGCGGCGGGAAGCACCTTGCCCGAACCCGTCACCATCTGGATCAAGCTGGGTTGACCAAGCAGGTGTGGCGAGAGCGCTGGGAGGCGGCCCGGATGTTCCTGGCTGCTGACGGGGAGTCCGGCAAACCCTGGGGCAACGAGAGCATCCGCGCCACCGACACGGGTCAACTCTCCCTCAAGCTGCCAAGGGATGCGCAGTTGCGGCACGCGCTGACCCAACTGCTGCACTACACCCGCCGTCGCGGTGCTGCCGCGATCGCCATCGAGGACCTGGATTTCGCCGACGCCAAGAGCAGGGAGAAGCACGGCCGCAACAAGCGGTTCCGGCGTCTGCTCTCCCGCTTCCCCACCGCCCGGCTCAGGGCTCGGCTGGTAGCGATGGCCGCAGAACAGGGCTTGAGGATCGTCGCGATTGATCCGGCCTATACCAGTCGGTGGGGCGCCCAGCATTGGCAGCAGCCTCTGACTACTCCGACTCGCAAGACCACACGCCACGACGCCGCAGCAGTGGCGATCGGACGACGCGCCCTCGGACATCCGATCCGGCGACGGACGGCACCGCCCCCGCACGACCAGAGAGATCGTGCGGGGCATCGGACCGCCCAGGCCGGACCAGACACCTGGCGGCGCGAGGGAACCCGCCCCCGCATTCCCGGACCACGGACAGGATCCGTGCCGCCCGGATGCGGAGCGAAAGCGGGGGACCAGCGTGCCCAGCACCGCTCGGGGCATGCGGCTGAGCACGCGTCCTGGCATCAGGATGCGCTCCCGCTCAGTCTCTAG
- a CDS encoding pectinesterase family protein — MRRRAFLAAGAGSALAGATPAFATGSRRVLHVRPGDSVQAAVDAVDGPGWTIVVHPGTYRQVVNVPVDKAELTLRGASRDPRDAVIVHDNANGTKKPDGTTYGTAGSATFTSAAPGLTVRDLTLANDWLRADHPDITGTQAVAAYTYGDRTRFENVRLLAHQDTLFVETSALTAFDRQYFHRCYIEGDVDFVFGRATAVFEECHFHTLQRDVDFTPKGMVFAPSTARANPYGILAVRSRITSGAEDAAYKLARPWVPTYETTAWPSLVVRDTRIGPGIDPVAPYTNMREQYPWQTMRFREYRNSGPGAAIPVPENRPRLTDTQAESVTRRTYLGDWTPWKTD, encoded by the coding sequence ATGCGCAGGCGCGCCTTTCTCGCGGCCGGGGCGGGCTCGGCCCTGGCCGGGGCCACCCCTGCCTTCGCCACCGGGTCCCGCCGTGTCCTGCACGTCCGCCCCGGCGACTCCGTCCAGGCGGCCGTGGACGCGGTGGACGGGCCCGGCTGGACGATCGTCGTGCACCCGGGAACGTACCGCCAGGTCGTCAACGTGCCCGTCGACAAGGCGGAGTTGACCCTGCGCGGCGCCTCCCGCGACCCGCGCGACGCCGTCATCGTCCACGACAACGCGAACGGCACGAAGAAGCCCGACGGCACCACGTACGGCACCGCGGGCTCCGCCACCTTCACCTCGGCCGCCCCCGGCCTCACCGTCCGCGACCTGACCCTCGCCAACGACTGGCTGCGCGCCGACCATCCCGACATCACCGGCACCCAGGCGGTGGCGGCGTACACGTACGGCGACCGCACCCGCTTCGAGAACGTCCGGCTGCTGGCCCACCAGGACACGCTGTTCGTCGAGACGAGCGCGCTGACCGCCTTCGACCGGCAGTACTTCCACCGGTGCTACATCGAGGGCGACGTCGACTTCGTCTTCGGCCGGGCGACCGCCGTCTTCGAGGAGTGCCACTTCCACACGCTGCAGCGGGACGTGGACTTCACCCCCAAGGGCATGGTCTTCGCCCCGTCCACCGCCCGCGCCAACCCGTACGGCATCCTCGCCGTCCGCTCCCGCATCACCTCCGGTGCCGAGGACGCGGCGTACAAGCTGGCCCGGCCCTGGGTGCCGACGTACGAGACGACCGCCTGGCCGTCCCTCGTCGTGCGGGACACCCGGATCGGGCCCGGCATCGATCCCGTCGCGCCCTACACCAACATGCGGGAGCAGTATCCCTGGCAGACCATGCGGTTCCGGGAGTACCGCAACTCCGGGCCGGGCGCGGCGATCCCGGTTCCGGAGAACCGGCCTCGACTGACGGACACGCAGGCGGAGTCGGTGACCCGCAGGACCTACCTCGGCGACTGGACGCCGTGGAAGACAGACTGA
- a CDS encoding pectinesterase family protein, whose amino-acid sequence MPSPHPQLPLSRRGFLLAGAGAGAALALASAPARAVGARPRPFGRYGSPAARLSAQTLYVDASGQGDFTSVRAAVSAATGSGWTLVIAPGTYRETVAVDVTRTEMTWLGAGDDPRDVVIVHDNAAGTPKPGGGTYGTTGSATTTVQAAGFTARHITFANDWLRADHPDISGTQAVAIKVQGDRSAFHHCRFLGHQDTLYADSMTLAVFARQYFSHCYVEGDVDFVFGRATAVYEHCHFRTLSRTDLASAPYGFVFAPSTAGANPLGHLVTRSRVTSEAPDAYYKLARPWVPSSDTTARPSLVVRDTHLGPGIDAVAPYANMSDAFPWQNQRFAEYRNTGPGAEITAPENRPQLTDAQAESATRAAYLGDWQPWKEAC is encoded by the coding sequence ATGCCCTCGCCCCACCCCCAACTCCCCCTGTCCAGGCGGGGGTTCCTGCTGGCAGGCGCCGGAGCCGGCGCCGCCCTCGCGCTCGCGTCGGCCCCCGCCCGAGCCGTCGGCGCCCGGCCGCGCCCCTTCGGCCGGTACGGTTCACCGGCCGCCCGCCTGAGCGCGCAGACCCTGTACGTCGACGCGTCCGGCCAGGGCGACTTCACCTCCGTCCGGGCCGCCGTGAGTGCCGCGACCGGCAGCGGCTGGACACTGGTCATCGCCCCGGGGACCTACCGGGAGACCGTCGCCGTCGACGTGACCCGCACGGAGATGACCTGGCTCGGCGCCGGCGACGACCCGCGTGACGTCGTCATCGTCCACGACAACGCCGCCGGCACCCCCAAGCCGGGCGGCGGAACCTACGGCACCACCGGCTCCGCCACCACCACCGTGCAGGCCGCCGGCTTCACCGCCCGCCACATCACCTTCGCCAACGACTGGCTGCGCGCCGACCACCCCGACATCTCCGGCACCCAGGCGGTCGCCATCAAGGTGCAGGGCGACCGGTCCGCGTTCCACCACTGCCGGTTCCTCGGCCACCAGGACACCCTGTACGCCGACTCGATGACCCTGGCCGTCTTCGCCCGCCAGTACTTCTCCCACTGCTACGTCGAGGGCGACGTCGACTTCGTCTTCGGGCGGGCCACCGCCGTGTACGAGCACTGCCACTTCCGGACCCTGTCCCGGACCGACCTGGCGTCGGCCCCGTACGGCTTCGTCTTCGCGCCCTCGACGGCCGGCGCCAACCCGCTCGGCCACCTGGTGACCAGGAGCCGTGTCACCAGCGAGGCACCGGACGCCTACTACAAGCTGGCCCGCCCCTGGGTGCCCAGCTCCGACACCACCGCCCGCCCGTCCCTCGTCGTCCGGGACACCCACCTCGGTCCCGGCATCGACGCGGTCGCGCCCTACGCCAACATGTCCGACGCCTTCCCCTGGCAGAACCAGCGCTTCGCCGAGTACCGCAACACCGGCCCCGGCGCCGAGATCACGGCCCCTGAGAACCGTCCCCAACTCACCGATGCTCAGGCCGAGTCGGCGACCCGCGCGGCCTACCTCGGTGACTGGCAGCCGTGGAAGGAGGCGTGCTGA